The Candidatus Cloacimonadota bacterium DNA segment GAGGAGGAAGCCAATTTTATTGTCCTGATCCCCTTTTCTGCTGCAAAGGAAGTGTCCACCGAACTTGCAAAAAAGAGAGTGATCGGATTCAAATTTTTCACAATCAAATTGGTTTTATTAAAGTCCGCCACCTGAATAAAGAACGGATATCGCATAAAACTGATATGTCGCCTATTATTGATAACTTGCTGAACCTGAACGTTTTGGCTTTGAGCATCGTAAACAAGGTCTCGATTTATTTTAAATCCATAATTTGCAAACCAAAGGTTCATATCGTTGGGATAGAATTCCGCTTTTGGCGGTTGTGTTTGAATATCCGCTTCCACATTATCCATCATAAAAAGAACTTTTTTACCTTTCATAATAAATTGGTCGATGGCGTATTGTTCATCAAGAGGGATTTTGCTTTTGGGAGCAGCAATAACAAGCACTTCTGCGTCTTCCAGTGCGGTTTTATTTTCAGCAAGGTTGATTGCTTTCAGCTCGTAATTTGCTTCCAATTGTTTTTTGATATTTTGTAATTTATTCTCAAAATCCAGCTCGCCGTGTCCTTGCAAAAATCCAACTTCAGGGAGATTTTTTTTGATTAATTTATTTATTTTTGCGGAAATATCATATTCAAGGTTTTGGGTTCCTTCGATTACCGGAATAGTTTCGGTTCGATCTTCATACATGATCACCAGCCCCATATTCACATTTTTGATAACCGCTTCATCCTTTTCGATTGCATTGACGCGAACTTCCGGAATTCCGTAGCGAGAGGCTTCTTGCACGAATTTCTCTTTATCCTTATCTTTTACAAATTCAAATTGGAAATATCGGTTTGCGAAAGCCTTATATTCTTCGAGTTTATCCTTAACATCACGCTCAAGTTTGTTGTAGGGAGAGGGAATATTCGGTGTGAAAAATGCCTTGATCGTAAGTTTATCCTTTAGATTTCCCACCAGATTTTTACTGTATTTCGAGATGGAATATTTTTTTCCTTTTGTAATATCTATTCTGGTGAAAATCTGAAGGGAGATGAGATTTATGATGATAATTATTGCAATTATCAATATCGTTTTTAATGTATTATCCAAATTTTTCATAATGAGATTCTCCTTTTGTATTATAGATATTTATGCTTTGTTAACGACTGCCGT contains these protein-coding regions:
- a CDS encoding GldG family protein, giving the protein MKNLDNTLKTILIIAIIIIINLISLQIFTRIDITKGKKYSISKYSKNLVGNLKDKLTIKAFFTPNIPSPYNKLERDVKDKLEEYKAFANRYFQFEFVKDKDKEKFVQEASRYGIPEVRVNAIEKDEAVIKNVNMGLVIMYEDRTETIPVIEGTQNLEYDISAKINKLIKKNLPEVGFLQGHGELDFENKLQNIKKQLEANYELKAINLAENKTALEDAEVLVIAAPKSKIPLDEQYAIDQFIMKGKKVLFMMDNVEADIQTQPPKAEFYPNDMNLWFANYGFKINRDLVYDAQSQNVQVQQVINNRRHISFMRYPFFIQVADFNKTNLIVKNLNPITLFFASSVDTSFAAEKGIRTIKLASSSKRSGLQDGRLNIAAQRNTNLKYAKQNILLAALLTGNFSSYFSDKSLPDSLNIDTSGMIRDGSESRLLAIGNAQFISDDYLSQSNALFFANSIDWMAQEKGLIQIRSKNIVAPKLDDISVGAKSTIKFIIRFLPTILIILFGIIMWQNKKRRYKRFGRFMQ